A window of the Cicer arietinum cultivar CDC Frontier isolate Library 1 chromosome 6, Cicar.CDCFrontier_v2.0, whole genome shotgun sequence genome harbors these coding sequences:
- the LOC101504522 gene encoding E3 SUMO-protein ligase SIZ1, which produces MDLVPSIKEKLTYFRIKELKDVLTQLGLSKQGKKQDLVDRILSILSDEQVSKMWAKKNAVGKEQVAKLVDDTYRKMQISGATDLASKGQVVSDSSNVKVKAEVEDSFRSATKIRCLCGSTLETEDLIKCDDARCQVWQHISCVVIPEKPMEGIPPVPDKFYCELCRLSRADPFWVSVSHPLLPVKLTTTSIPTDGTNPVQCVERTFQLTRADKDMVSKQEFEVEAWCMLLNDKVPFRMQWPQYTDLAVNGLPVRATNRPGSQLLGANGRDDGPIITTPAKDGINKISLTVCDARIFCLGVRIVRRRSLQQILNLIPKESDGEHFEDALARVCRCVGGGNAADNADSDSDLEVVSDTFSINLRCPMSGSRMKIAGRFKPCIHMGCFDLDVFVEMNQRSRKWQCPICLKNYALENIIIDPYFNRITSMMINCGEDVTEVEVKPDGSWRVKAKSESERLDLGNLGQWHFPNGSLCASIEGDIKRVETLKQVKQEGFSDGPAGLKLGIRKNCNGIWEVSKPEDTNTSSGRRLKEVFGNPEHVVIPMSSSGTGSGRDGDDPSVNQGGGGGHIEYPNTNGIEMDSLSLNNVDLACGYTVHNTSAQVGGAEVIILSDSEEDNDILVSPAVALKNDQNDTADGYSMPPPGVVDPYVDDQNLGGNSCLGLFPNEDDFGMSSLWSLPSATQAGPGFQLFGSDADVSDALVHLQHGPINCTSSLNGYALAPETALGPSSLLQDSSAGRSDADLNGGLVDNPLAFAGDDPSLQIFLPTRPAESSVQNELRDQANVSNGVCTDDWISLSLGGGAGGSNGDAPTQNGLNARHQIPARDNGSNTLADSASLLLGMNDVRSDKGIRRSDSPFSFPRQKRSVRPRLYLSIDSDSE; this is translated from the exons ATGGATTTGGTACCAAGTATCAAG GAAAAATTAACGTATTTCCGCATAAAAGAGCTCAAAGATGTGCTGACTCAGTTAGGTCTTTCAAAGCAGGGAAAGAAGCAG GATCTCGTTGATCGCATATTATCCATTCTCTCAGATGAACAAG TTTCAAAAATGTGGGCTAAGAAGAATGCTGTTGGGAAAGAACAGGTGGCAAAATTAGTGGACGACACATATAG GAAAATGCAGATATCAGGGGCCACTGATCTAGCATCAAAGGGTCAGGTTGTGTCAGATAGTAGTAATGTGAAGGTTAAAGCCGAAGTTGAGGATTCCTTTCGATCAGCTACGAAGATCCGCTGTCTCTGTGGAAGTACATTGGAAACGGAGGATTTGATCAAG TGTGATGATGCAAGATGCCAAGTGTGGCAACACATCAGTTGTGTTGTTATTCCAGAGAAACCTATGGAAGGCATCCCCCCAGTTCCAgataaattttattgtgaacTATGTCGACTCAGTCGTGCAGACCC GTTTTGGGTTTCAGTGTCTCATCCTTTGTTACCCGTAAAGTTGACCACAACCAGTATTCCAACTGATGG TACCAACCCAGTGCAGTGTGTGGAGAGAACATTTCAACTCACAAGAGCAGACAAAGACATGGTATCAAAACAAGAATTTGAAGTCGAG GCTTGGTGTATGCTTCTGAATGACAAGGTTCCATTCAGGATGCAATGGCCACAGTATACAGACCTAGCGGTCAATG GCCTTCCTGTTCGAGCAACTAACAGACCCGGTTCACAATTGCTTGGGGCTAATGGTCGTGATGATGGTCCAATT ATCACAACGCCTGCAAAAGACGGAATTAATAAGATTTCCTTAACAGTATGTGATGCTCGCATTTTTTGTTTAGGGGTTCGCATTGTTAGAAGGCGCAGTTTGCAACAG ATCCTAAACTTAATTCCAAAGGAGTCTGACGGTGAGCATTTTGAAGATGCTCTTGCACGCGTCTGTCGTTGTGTTGGGGGTGGAAATGCAGCTGACAATGCTGACAGTGACAGTGATTTGGAAGTGGTTTCAGATACTTTTAGCATTAACCTTCGTTGTCCG ATGAGTGGTTCAAGAATGAAGATTGCTGGAAGATTTAAACCTTGCATTCACATGGGTTGTTTTGATCTTGATGTTTTTGTGGAAATGAATCAACGTTCAAGAAAG TGGCAATGTCCTATATGTCTCAAAAACTATGCATTAGAGAATATCATCATTGACCCTTATTTCAATCGCATCACTTCTATG ATGATTAATTGTGGGGAAGATGTTACAGAGGTTGAGGTGAAGCCTGATGGTTCTTGGCGTGTTAAGGCAAAGAGTGAAAGTGAACGTCTGGATTTAGGGAATCTTGGCCAATGGCACTTTCCTAATGGGTCCCTCTGTGCTTCTATTGAAGGAGATATCAAAAGAGTAGAAACATTGAAGCAAGTAAAACAGGAAGGTTTTTCAGACGGACCTGCTGGTTTAAAACTTGGCATCAGGAAGAATTGCAATGGAATTTGGGAAGTCAGTAAACCTGAGGACACAAACACCTCTTCTGGTCGTAGATTGAAAGAGGTTTTTGGAAATCCGGAACATGTTGTTATTCCGATGAGCAGCAGTGGCACTGGAAGTGGTCGTGATGGTGATGATCCCAGTGTTAACCAGGGTGGTGGTGGTGGGCATATTGAATACCCTAATACCAATGGAATTGAGATGGATTCTCTGTCTCTCAATAATGTTGATTTAGCATGTGGATATACTGTGCATAACACATCTGCTCAGGTGGGTGGTGCAGAAGTGATTATTCTTAGTGATTCCGAAGAAGACAATGATATATTGGTATCTCCTGCAGTTGCACTTAAGAACGACCAAAATGATACTGCAGATGGTTACTCCATGCCACCGCCTGGAGTTGTTGACCCATATGTTGACGATCAGAACCTTGGTGGAAATTCATGCTTGGGGCTTTTTCCTAATGAAGATGATTTTGGGATGTCTTCCCTGTGGTCACTGCCTTCTGCTACTCAGGCTGGTCCAGGATTCCAATTATTTGGTTCTGATGCAGATGTGTCTGATGCATTGGTCCATTTGCAGCATGGTCCTATTAATTGCACCTCATCACTGAATGGTTATGCATTGGCTCCTGAAACTGCTTTGGGACCTAGTAGTCTCTTGCAAGATTCCTCTGCTGGTCGGTCAGATGCTGACTTAAACGGTGGTTTGGTTGACAACCCATTGGCATTTGCTGGAGATGATCCCTCGCTTCAGATTTTTCTCCCCACAAGACCAGCCGAGTCATCTGTGCAGAATGAATTGAGAGATCAAGCAAATGTCTCCAATGGTGTCTGCACTGACGATTGGATATCCCTTAGTCTTGGAGGTGGTGCTGGTGGCAGTAATGGTGATGCTCCCACTCAAAATGGATTGAACGCTAGACATCAAATCCCAGCCAGAGACAATGGCTCAAATACTTTGGCTGATTCTG CTTCTTTGCTTCTTGGTATGAATGATGTAAGATCTGACAAAGGAATTAGAAGATCAGATAGCCCTTTCTCATTTCCTCGCCAAAAACGCTCAGTAAGGCCCCGTTTGTACCTTTCTATTGATTCGGATTCGGAGTAA
- the LOC101504192 gene encoding 18.5 kDa class I heat shock protein-like, with protein sequence MSLIPSFFGGRRSNVYDPFSLDLWDPFKDFPFSSSPELSRENSAFVSTRVDWKETPEAHVFKADLPGLKKDEVKVEIEDDRVLQISGERSIEKEDKNDQWHRVERSSGKFMRRFRLPENAKIEQVKAAMENGVLTVTIPKEEIKKPDVKSIEISG encoded by the coding sequence ATGTCGCTGATTCCAAGTTTCTTTGGTGGTCGAAGGAGCAACGTTTACGATCCATTCTCCCTCGACCTTTGGGATCCCTTCAAGGATTTTCCATTTTCCAGTTCCCCTGAATTATCTCGTGAGAATTCTGCATTTGTGAGCACACGTGTGGACTGGAAGGAAACACCAGAAGCACACGTGTTTAAAGCTGATCTTCCTGGACTGAAGAAAGATGAAGTGAAAGTTGAAATCGAAGATGATAGGGTTCTTCAGATAAGCGGAGAGAGGAGTATTGAGAAAGAGGACAAGAATGATCAATGGCATCGCGTGGAGCGTAGCAGTGGTAAATTCATGAGAAGATTCAGATTGCCTGAGAATGCTAAAATTGAACAAGTTAAAGCTGCTATGGAGAATGGTGTTCTCACTGTCACTATTCCAAAAGAAGAGATCAAGAAACCTGATGTTAAGTCAATCGAGATCTCTGGttaa